The following coding sequences are from one Sesamum indicum cultivar Zhongzhi No. 13 linkage group LG11, S_indicum_v1.0, whole genome shotgun sequence window:
- the LOC105173673 gene encoding 12-oxophytodienoate reductase 3: protein MAETATDPATPSLFSPYKMGKFDLSHRVVLAPMTRCRALNNVPNSALVEYYTQRATNGGFLITEGTMISPTAAGFPHVPGIFNKEQVEAWKHVVGAVHAKGTVIFCQLWHVGRASHQALQPGGITPISSTNKPISRRWRVLMPDGTHEIYPKPRKLETYEIPELVEHYRQAAINAIEAGFDGVEIHGAHGYLIDQFMKDGINERTDEYGGSLENRCKFIMQVVQAVVSAVGADRVGVRISPAIDHLDAMDSDPLSLGLAVIERLNKLQTDCGARLTYLHVTQPRYTAYGQTESGSHGNAEEEARFMRTWRRAYQGTFICSGGFTRQLGIEAVAEGDADLVAYGRLFISNPDLVLRLKLNAPLNKYIRATFYTHDPVVGYTDYPFLNLPKSRL from the exons ATGGCGGAAACAGCAACTGATCCGGCAACTCCATCTCTCTTCTCCCCTTACAAGATGGGCAAGTTCGATCTTTCCCACAG AGTGGTACTGGCGCCAATGACTAGATGCAGAGCTCTGAACAACGTCCCCAACTCTGCCCTCGTCGAGTACTACACCCAAAGAGCCACCAACGGCGGATTTCTCATCACGGAGGGCACCATGATCTCCCCGACGGCTGCGGG GTTCCCTCACGTGCCGGGGATATTCAACAAGGAGCAAGTGGAGGCGTGGAAGCACGTGGTTGGTGCGGTGCATGCTAAGGGTACTGTTATATTCTGTCAGCTGTGGCACGTTGGCCGGGCATCTCATCAAG CACTTCAGCCGGGTGGAATTACCCCAATATCATCCACGAACAAGCCAATATCAAGGAGGTGGAGAGTGCTAATGCCTGATGGAACTCATGAGATTTATCCCAAGCCACGCAAATTGGAAACTTATGAAATACCTGAGCTCGTTGAACACTATCGCCAGGCCGCAATAAATGCCATTGAAGCAG GTTTTGATGGTGTTGAGATCCATGGGGCTCATGGTTACCTCATCGATCAATTTATGAAGGATGGGATCAATGAGCGGACCGATGAGTACGGTGGATCCCTGGAGAACCGCTGCAAATTCATAATGCAAGTAGTTCAAGCAGTTGTTTCGGCTGTTGGGGCTGACCGAGTCGGTGTCAGAATTTCACCTGCAATCGATCATCTCGACGCAATGGACTCGGATCCACTCAGCCTAGGCCTAGCAGTAATCGAGAGACTCAACAAGCTCCAAACAGATTGTGGAGCAAGACTCACTTATCTACACGTGACTCAGCCTCGATACACTGCCTATGGGCAGACAGAGTCGGGCAGCCACGGGAATGCAGAAGAGGAGGCCCGTTTCATGAGAACTTGGCGAAGGGCTTATCAGGGAACATTCATCTGCAGTGGTGGATTCACTAGGCAGCTAGGAATTGAAGCCGTGGCCGAGGGTGATGCCGACTTGGTTGCATATGGCCGGTTATTCATTTCAAACCCGGATTTAGTTCTGAGACTCAAGCTCAATGCACCTTTAAATAAGTATATCCGGGCTACCTTCTACACCCATGATCCTGTTGTCGGTTACACTGACTACCCTTTCCTGAATTTACCCAAATCGCGCCTGTAA
- the LOC105173671 gene encoding growth-regulating factor 1 isoform X1: protein MMSGGGRSSSSSSSSRFPFTATQWQELEHQALVFKYMVSGVPVPPDLLFTIRRSLDSSLSSKFLIHQPQHIGWNSFHMGFGRKIDPEPGRCRRTDGKKWRCSKEAYPDSKYCERHMHRGRNRSRKPVEILSQTTATATAPNAIPINNNTSITNKNTQIISPSSPVSYQPSEPHFLYPHFSSSRPPGIGLSSQENTTNFFLEPNAPSRAPPKDCRNSSYGHGMKGETDEHAFFSEANSNSGGSFDSSWKLAPLTVGSSSLPQMKHNANYSSDFQNGQRIQSLNSQQKHHDHYYYSTCDMALNLERDDQPKKVMHHFLDEWPPRDKDSWLTSEDKTPTHKTQLSISTPNSMHDFFMTPK from the exons ATGATGAGTGGTGGTGGGAgaagtagtagtagtagtagtagtagtaggtTTCCTTTCACTGCAACCCAATGGCAAGAACTTGAACACCAAGCTCTTGTTTTCAAGTACATGGTTTCTGGTGTGCCTGTACCACCAGATCTCCTCTTCACCATCAGAAGAAGCTTGGATTCTTCACTTTCCTCCAAGTTCCTCATCCACCAACCCCAACACA TTGGATGGAACAGCTTTCACATGGGATTTGGGAGGAAAATAGACCCTGAGCCAGGGAGGTGCAGGAGAACAGATGGAAAGAAGTGGAGGTGCTCAAAAGAAGCCTATCCAGATTCCAAGTACTGTGAAAGACACATGCACAGAGGCAGAAACCGTTCAAGAAAGCCTGTGGAAATTCTGTCACAAACAACAGCTACAGCTACAGCCCCAAATGCTATTCCCATCAACAATAACACATCAATCACCAACAAGAACACACAGATTATTTCACCTTCCAGCCCAGTTTCTTATCAACCCTCTGAACCCCACTTTCTCTATCCCCATTTCTCATCCTCCAGGCCTCCAGGCATTGGCCTGTCATCTCAAGAAAACACCACCAACTTTTTCCTGGAACCTAATGCTCCTTCTCGTGCACCACCCAAAGATTGCAG AAACAGCAGCTATGGACATGGAATGAAAGGTGAAACTGATGAGCATGCATTCTTCTCAGAGGCCAACTCTAATTCTGGTGGTTCATTTGATTCTTCCTGGAAACTGGCACCCCTGACAGTGGGTTCATCATCACTGCCCCAAATGAAACACAATGCTAATTATTCTTCTGACTTCCAAAATGGGCAGAGGATTCAAAGTCTTAACAGCCAACAAAAACATCATGACCACTACTATTACAGTACTTGTGATATGGCTTTGAACCTGGAGAGAGATGACCAACCCAAGAAAGTAATGCACCACTTTCTTGATGAATGGCCACCCAGAGACAAAGATTCTTGGCTTACTTCTGAAGATAAAACGCCAACCCATAAGACTCAGCTCTCCATTTCCACTCCAAACTCTATGCATGACTTCTTCATGACCCCAAAATA A
- the LOC105173671 gene encoding growth-regulating factor 1 isoform X2 — MMSGGGRSSSSSSSSRFPFTATQWQELEHQALVFKYMVSGVPVPPDLLFTIRRSLDSSLSSKFLIHQPQHIGWNSFHMGFGRKIDPEPGRCRRTDGKKWRCSKEAYPDSKYCERHMHRGRNRSRKPVEILSQTTATATAPNAIPINNNTSITNKNTQIISPSSPVSYQPSEPHFLYPHFSSSRPPGIGLSSQENTTNFFLEPNAPSRAPPKDCRNSSYGHGMKGETDEHAFFSEANSNSGGSFDSSWKLAPLTVGSSSLPQMKHNANYSSDFQNGQRIQSLNSQQKHHDHYYYSTCDMALNLERDDQPKKVMHHFLDEWPPRDKDSWLTSEDKTPTHKTQLSISTPNSMHDFFMTPK; from the exons ATGATGAGTGGTGGTGGGAgaagtagtagtagtagtagtagtagtaggtTTCCTTTCACTGCAACCCAATGGCAAGAACTTGAACACCAAGCTCTTGTTTTCAAGTACATGGTTTCTGGTGTGCCTGTACCACCAGATCTCCTCTTCACCATCAGAAGAAGCTTGGATTCTTCACTTTCCTCCAAGTTCCTCATCCACCAACCCCAACACA TTGGATGGAACAGCTTTCACATGGGATTTGGGAGGAAAATAGACCCTGAGCCAGGGAGGTGCAGGAGAACAGATGGAAAGAAGTGGAGGTGCTCAAAAGAAGCCTATCCAGATTCCAAGTACTGTGAAAGACACATGCACAGAGGCAGAAACCGTTCAAGAAAGCCTGTGGAAATTCTGTCACAAACAACAGCTACAGCTACAGCCCCAAATGCTATTCCCATCAACAATAACACATCAATCACCAACAAGAACACACAGATTATTTCACCTTCCAGCCCAGTTTCTTATCAACCCTCTGAACCCCACTTTCTCTATCCCCATTTCTCATCCTCCAGGCCTCCAGGCATTGGCCTGTCATCTCAAGAAAACACCACCAACTTTTTCCTGGAACCTAATGCTCCTTCTCGTGCACCACCCAAAGATTGCAG AAACAGCAGCTATGGACATGGAATGAAAGGTGAAACTGATGAGCATGCATTCTTCTCAGAGGCCAACTCTAATTCTGGTGGTTCATTTGATTCTTCCTGGAAACTGGCACCCCTGACAGTGGGTTCATCATCACTGCCCCAAATGAAACACAATGCTAATTATTCTTCTGACTTCCAAAATGGGCAGAGGATTCAAAGTCTTAACAGCCAACAAAAACATCATGACCACTACTATTACAGTACTTGTGATATGGCTTTGAACCTGGAGAGAGATGACCAACCCAAGAAAGTAATGCACCACTTTCTTGATGAATGGCCACCCAGAGACAAAGATTCTTGGCTTACTTCTGAAGATAAAACGCCAACCCATAAGACTCAGCTCTCCATTTCCACTCCAAACTCTATGCATGACTTCTTCATGACCCCAAAATAG
- the LOC105173675 gene encoding auxin-binding protein ABP19a: MYLPYLFFFSLLLAASSNALVQDFCVADLSLPAGPAGYPCKKAASVTADDFAYHGLATAGNTSNIISAFVTPAFDAQFPGVNGLGVSIARLDLGVGGVIPLHTHPAASEILVVIEGTICAGLISSFDNVVYLKTLNKGDVMVFPQGLLHFQINSGKTPALAFVSFSGPNPGLQILDFALFKNDFPTELVAKTTFLDVAQIKKLKAVLGGTN, from the coding sequence ATGTATCTTCCATACTTGTTCTTCTTCTCCCTCCTCCTCGCCGCCTCCTCCAATGCCCTTGTCCAGGACTTCTGCGTGGCGGACCTGTCCCTTCCTGCCGGCCCCGCTGGCTATCCCTGCAAGAAGGCCGCCTCAGTCACTGCTGACGACTTCGCTTACCACGGCCTTGCTACCGCCGGGAACACCTCCAACATCATCAGCGCTTTCGTGACGCCTGCTTTTGATGCCCAGTTCCCCGGCGTGAACGGGCTGGGAGTTTCCATAGCCCGCCTGGACCTGGGGGTGGGCGGCGTCATTCCCCTCCACACCCACCCCGCGGCCTCGGAGATCCTGGTGGTCATCGAGGGAACAATATGCGCGGGATTAATCTCGTCGTTCGACAATGTTGTGTACCTGAAGACGTTGAACAAGGGGGACGTCATGGTGTTTCCTCAGGGTCTCCTCCATTTCCAGATAAACTCCGGTAAGACTCCGGCGCTGGCGTTCGTCAGCTTCAGCGGTCCGAACCCGGGGCTGCAAATCTTGGATTTCGCTCTGTTTAAGAACGATTTCCCGACGGAGCTGGTGGCAAAGACCACGTTCTTGGACGTGGCCCAGATCAAGAAGCTCAAGGCTGTTCTTGGGGGCACTAACTAG
- the LOC105173672 gene encoding uncharacterized protein LOC105173672, translating into MEKGEESGSSSWSSSFFMQTTEDVARAVAAAAAAVRSPRPSVVFSSKDERGTQLHKLQHQVSRILKGLSKPPEVKSGSYNPEILTSQKRQWANFQLQLLDHRVCKEPSKLFESVVVLGLPPNSDVEALQSMYFARKFEGSGRFRNAICGQNQSRIEPNLEPQVLFVYPPEKQLPLKHKDLLSFCFPAGVEVNAIERTPSMSELNEMLLGQEHLKQSDLSFVFRLQVADASALYGCCVLVEEIIQKPSGLISTVNRQSFCSSLSRHILTTRRCYCILSRLPFFELHFGVLNSIFIEERLERVTKQISDLDFELPVGYTMGGGXXXXPQADGAVNMHNGIVEASQSSANDTISGSVTVDISLFELQNLNRDSYLHKEPNGNDVLLDPEKEKVASGEDPVVDSSVNENFTNKQSSEKCSSNAVLPLLQCQQCDSLESSSSFQGSSSENRHFRSGLDEIETEEASSSGRDIISAQSDVLEWAKANNHGSLQIICDYYQLRCPKRGSTIKFRPLDHLYPLEYHRPDETVLHIFGSTIDLRSCSTSLELAEAHSALMVEEEAAALSAWAVACLCGSLQLEHVLTLFAGALLEKQIVVVCSNLGILSALVLSIIPLIRPYQWQSLLMPVLPNDMLDFLDAPVPYIVGVKTKTTELQPKLTNVILVDANRNQVKSPTIPQLPQHKELYSCLSPYHEKLVGESYLGKKRPVYECTDVQVEAAKGFLGVIRSYLDSLCSNLRSHTITNVQSNDDKVSLLLKESFVESFSSRSRQFMKLFVDTQLFSVHTDFILSFFQKE; encoded by the exons ATGGAGAAAGGTGAAGAGTCAGGTAGCTCTAGTTGGAGTTCCTCATTCTTCATGCAAACAACTGAAGATGTTGCCAGAGCTGTTGCTGCAGCAGCAGCTGCTGTTCGTTCTCCACGACCTTCTGTGGTATTTTCATCGAAAGATGAACGTGGCACCCAGCTTCACAAACTTCAGCACCAAGTTTCAAGAATACTAAAGGGCCTATCTAAACCTCCTGAAGTGAAAAGTGGATCTTACAACCCAGAAATACTAACTAGTCAAAAACGTCAATGGGCTAATTTTCAATTACAGTTGCTG GATCACAGAGTTTGCAAGGAACCCTCAAAGCTTTTTGAAAGTGTCGTCGTTCTGGGACTTCCTCCTAATTCTGATGTTGAAGCACTTCAAAGTATGTACTTTGCTAGAAAATTTGAAGGTTCAGGGAGATTTCGAAATGCAATTTGTGGTCAGAATCAGTCTCGTATAGAACCTAACCTTGAACCTCAG GTCTTGTTTGTTTACCCTCCAGAAAAACAGCTGCCTCTTAAACACAAGGATCTCCTGTCTTTCTGCTTTCCTGCAGGAGTAGAG GTGAATGCTATTGAGAGAACTCCATCAATGAGTGAGTTGAATGAGATGCTCCTTGGACAG GAGCATCTCAAACAGAGTGATTTGTCCTTTGTCTTCCGGCTACAG GTAGCTGACGCTTCAGCTCTTTATGGTTGCTGCGTGTTGGTTGaagaaattatacaaaagCCATCTGGATTGATTTCCACAGTGAATCGGCAATCTTTTTGCTCAAGTCTAAGCCGCCATATCTTAACCACACGCCGTTGTTATTGCATTCTTTCCAGGCTTCCATTTTTTGAGCTGCATTTTGGCGTGTTGAATAG cATCTTTATAGAAGAGAGGTTGGAACGGGTGACAAAGCAGATAAGTGATTTGGATTTTGAGTTACCTGTGGGCTACACTATGGGGGGGGGGAANNNNNNNNNNCCACAGGCAGATGGAGCAGTTAACATGCATAACGGAATAGTTGAAGCCTCTCAATCAAGCGCGAATGATACTATCTCAGGAAGCGTGACTGTTGATATATCTCTGTTTGagcttcaaaatttaaatcgaGACAGCTACTTACACAAAGAACCTAATGGTAATGATGTTCTACTTGATCCTGAAAAAGAGAAGGTAGCTTCTGGAGAAGATCCTGTAGTTGATTCTTCtgttaatgaaaattttactaacAAGCAATCATCAGAGAAGTGTTCATCAAATGCTGTTCTACCATTATTACAGTGTCAGCAATGTGATAGCTTGGAGTCTTCCTCTAG TTTTCAAGGCTCTTCAAGTGAAAATAGGCATTTCAGAAGTGGTTTGGATGAGATAGAAACAGAAGAGGCATCATCTTCTGGTCGAGATATCATCAGTGCACAAAGTGATGTCCTTGAGTGGGCCAAG GCAAACAACCATGGATCTTTGCAAATAATTTGTGACTATTACCAATTACGTTGCCCGAAACGTGGTTCAACAATCAAGTTCCGCCCTTTGGATCACTTGTATCCTCTAGAATATCATAGACCCGATGAAACAGTTTTACACATTTTTGGTTCCACAATTGATTTGAGATCTTGCAGCACAAGTTTGGAATTAGCAGAG GCCCACAGTGCACTcatggtggaggaggaggcaGCTGCTTTATCAGCGTGGGCTGTTGCTTGCCTATGTGGTTCCCTACAATTGGAGCAT GTATTGACGTTATTTGCTGGAGCCCTATTGGAGAAGCAGATCGTGGTCGTTTGTTCAAATTTG GGTATTTTGTCTGCTTTGGTTCTATCGATAATCCCCCTGATTCGGCCTTATCAGTGGCAGAGCTTGTTAATGCCA GTTTTGCCAAATGACATGCTGGACTTTTTGGATGCACCTGTCCCATACATA GTAGGTGTGAAGACCAAGACGACTGAACTGCAGCCAAAGTTAACAAACGTAATTCTAGTGGATGCAAATAGAAACCAg GTGAAATCACCAACAATACCACAGCTACCTCAACATAAAGAACTATACTCCTGCCTTAGCCCTTACCACGAAAAGCTGGTGGGAGAAAGTTATTTGGGCAAGAAAAGGCCAGTTTATGAATGTACTGACGTGCAG GTTGAAGCTGCCAAAGGTTTTCTAGGTGTAATACGGTCTTACTTGGATTCTCTCTGTTCAAACCTTCGCTCTCACACAATTACCAATGTTCAATCAAATGATGATAAG GTATCATTGCTGTTAAAAGAGAGTTTTGTCGAGTCATTCTCTAGTCGCAGTCGGCAATTCATGAAG CTTTTCGTGGACACGCAGCTCTTCTCTGTGCATACAGATTTCATACTCTCTTTCTTTCAGAAGGAATAG